The following are encoded in a window of Halosolutus halophilus genomic DNA:
- a CDS encoding FAD-binding protein, translating into MATESPSPTDHETLGRTFVDAAWNDGDLDRVEGLCTNDVVVHDPANPTAEIGPTGYQRYVSRITDEAADLELTIEDVTVADGTVAVRTVGRASSENLDGEDDEPTLSGFEVIHVEEDSIVEWSGTLLADADLEAFVESFAGEVVRPGDAGYDDARAVWNGLIDKYPALVATCTGVADVIEAVNFAREHDLLVAVRGGGHNVAGSGVCDGGIVIDLSAMTGVHVDLDASVVRAEGGATWGDLDRETQVFGLATPGGVVSTTGIAGLTLGGGMGWLRRKYALTIDNLVSVDLVTADGEFRTASDRENPDLFWGLRGGGGNFGVVTSFEYRLHPVGPEVMFAAPMYPLETARDVLPDWREFVADAPEEVSAEAVFWSVPELPDFPEETRGKSVVVLPAMHCGSVEEGRRVLQPLRELAEPLIDLSGPAPYTQVQQMFDPFLPEGELRYYWKSINLDRLDDEVIEAIVSIAEDRPDDRVLIPIWHHGGAMNRVDPPETAYGGRSTDFMLSFDSTWEDPAKSEEMVDWTREAWADMHRFSDGSLYLNFPGFSEEGEELVRAAHGREIHERLVALKDEYDPENLFRLNQNVTPSGSTRTDGGRRGDN; encoded by the coding sequence ATGGCAACTGAATCCCCATCTCCGACCGACCACGAAACGCTCGGCCGTACGTTCGTTGACGCGGCCTGGAACGACGGCGATCTCGACCGGGTCGAGGGCCTGTGTACCAACGATGTCGTCGTCCACGATCCCGCGAATCCGACCGCTGAAATCGGGCCCACAGGGTACCAACGGTACGTCTCGCGGATCACGGACGAAGCCGCTGACCTAGAACTGACGATCGAGGACGTCACTGTCGCCGATGGAACGGTGGCCGTCCGGACGGTCGGTCGTGCCAGCTCGGAGAACCTTGACGGCGAGGACGACGAACCGACGCTCTCGGGCTTCGAGGTCATCCACGTTGAGGAGGACTCGATCGTGGAGTGGTCCGGGACGCTGCTCGCCGACGCTGACCTAGAAGCGTTCGTCGAGAGCTTCGCCGGCGAGGTGGTTCGTCCCGGCGATGCCGGCTACGACGATGCGCGCGCGGTCTGGAACGGACTGATCGACAAATACCCGGCACTCGTCGCCACGTGTACCGGCGTCGCCGACGTCATCGAAGCCGTGAACTTCGCCCGCGAGCACGATCTCCTGGTGGCAGTCCGCGGTGGCGGTCACAACGTCGCTGGATCCGGCGTCTGTGACGGCGGGATCGTCATCGATCTCTCGGCGATGACCGGCGTTCACGTGGATCTCGATGCATCAGTCGTTCGGGCTGAAGGAGGTGCGACGTGGGGTGATCTCGACCGAGAGACGCAGGTCTTTGGGCTGGCGACGCCCGGTGGCGTGGTCTCGACGACGGGTATCGCAGGGCTGACCCTCGGTGGCGGGATGGGCTGGCTCCGCCGGAAGTACGCCCTGACCATCGACAACCTCGTCTCTGTCGACCTCGTCACCGCCGACGGCGAGTTCCGTACCGCCAGTGACCGCGAGAATCCGGACCTGTTCTGGGGACTCAGGGGAGGTGGTGGCAACTTCGGTGTCGTCACCAGCTTCGAGTACCGACTCCATCCGGTGGGCCCGGAGGTCATGTTCGCCGCGCCGATGTACCCGCTCGAGACGGCGCGCGACGTCCTCCCCGACTGGCGCGAGTTCGTCGCGGACGCTCCGGAGGAAGTGTCTGCGGAGGCGGTCTTCTGGTCGGTTCCCGAACTCCCCGATTTCCCCGAGGAAACACGTGGCAAGTCCGTCGTTGTACTTCCCGCCATGCACTGCGGCTCGGTCGAGGAGGGCCGTCGGGTTCTCCAGCCGCTGCGCGAACTCGCCGAGCCACTCATCGATCTGAGCGGGCCGGCCCCGTACACGCAGGTCCAGCAGATGTTCGACCCGTTCTTGCCCGAGGGAGAGCTACGGTACTACTGGAAGTCGATCAATCTGGACCGCCTCGACGACGAAGTCATCGAGGCGATCGTCTCGATCGCTGAGGATCGCCCCGACGACAGAGTTCTCATCCCGATCTGGCATCACGGCGGTGCAATGAACCGCGTGGATCCTCCCGAAACGGCCTACGGTGGCCGGAGTACGGACTTCATGCTGAGCTTCGATTCGACCTGGGAGGATCCAGCCAAAAGCGAAGAAATGGTCGACTGGACACGCGAGGCGTGGGCGGACATGCATAGATTCTCCGACGGTAGCCTCTACCTGAACTTCCCGGGCTTCAGCGAAGAGGGCGAAGAGTTAGTGCGTGCGGCGCACGGTCGAGAGATCCACGAGCGGTTGGTCGCGCTGAAAGATGAGTACGACCCCGAGAACCTGTTCCGGCTGAACCAGAACGTCACGCCGTCCGGAAGCACTCGGACCGACGGTGGGCGACGGGGCGATAACTGA
- a CDS encoding class I SAM-dependent methyltransferase, which translates to MSTFYRIAYRLDFHPWEDAAGHPPFVEKIAELLDHEENGREPPYGRALDVGTGSGIWAVELAKRGWQVTGIDIVDGALRRARDRVQTAGVDVRLVHGDVAELHAVGVEPGFRLVLDTGTFHGLDSAQRHAMGREISAVAADDATVLLLAWTPQRRGPLPRGVSYGEIETAFPDWDVTDVGPTHFEAPKPVELLMNPNERWYRLRRE; encoded by the coding sequence ATGAGTACGTTCTATCGGATCGCGTACCGTCTCGACTTCCACCCCTGGGAGGACGCCGCAGGACATCCCCCGTTCGTCGAGAAAATCGCGGAGCTGTTGGATCACGAGGAAAACGGCCGCGAGCCGCCATATGGACGGGCGCTCGACGTCGGTACCGGCAGTGGAATCTGGGCGGTTGAACTGGCGAAACGGGGCTGGCAAGTCACCGGTATCGACATCGTCGATGGGGCCCTCCGACGGGCCCGTGACCGGGTACAAACTGCCGGTGTCGACGTCCGTCTCGTCCACGGTGACGTGGCGGAACTACACGCAGTCGGTGTCGAGCCCGGCTTCCGGCTGGTACTGGATACCGGCACCTTCCATGGCCTCGACAGCGCTCAACGGCACGCGATGGGTCGGGAGATCAGCGCGGTCGCCGCTGACGATGCTACCGTGCTACTGCTCGCGTGGACGCCCCAACGCAGAGGACCCTTGCCACGTGGCGTAAGCTACGGCGAGATCGAGACGGCCTTCCCTGATTGGGACGTAACCGACGTCGGACCCACGCACTTCGAGGCCCCCAAGCCAGTCGAACTGCTGATGAATCCAAACGAGCGCTGGTATCGGCTCCGTCGTGAGTAA
- a CDS encoding alpha/beta fold hydrolase: MTRQEQQTEDARERLLVELPVTERRLQLAGVSTAVLEGGAGPPIVLLHGPGESAFWWMRVIPDLVRTHRVIVPDLPGHGASEVPDGALDPDSVVAWLGELIEQTCPTPPTLVGHLLGGAIAARFASDESDRLQRLVLVDSLGLGWFRPSARFAFGLIRFLVRPTERAYHRFLDQCMLDRDGLIEGMGDDWEPFLAYNLDRSRTPSVKAAMRTLIKEVGVSPISSERLDRITVPTTLIWGRDDRAIRLEIAEDASARYGWPLRVIDDAGDDPKLEQPKAFLEALHGAIDGDPNSRRRSLTS, from the coding sequence ATGACCAGACAGGAACAACAAACGGAGGACGCTCGGGAGCGGCTGCTCGTCGAACTCCCCGTCACGGAACGACGGCTGCAGCTGGCTGGCGTTTCGACCGCCGTGCTGGAGGGCGGTGCTGGCCCGCCGATCGTCCTGCTGCACGGCCCCGGCGAATCCGCGTTCTGGTGGATGCGGGTCATTCCGGATCTGGTGAGGACCCACCGCGTGATCGTCCCCGACCTGCCCGGTCACGGCGCCTCCGAGGTACCGGACGGCGCGCTGGACCCCGACTCGGTGGTCGCGTGGCTCGGCGAACTGATCGAGCAAACCTGCCCGACGCCGCCGACGCTGGTCGGACACCTGCTCGGCGGCGCGATCGCGGCCCGCTTCGCAAGCGACGAGAGTGACCGACTCCAACGGCTGGTGCTCGTAGATTCGTTGGGCCTGGGCTGGTTCCGGCCGTCTGCGAGGTTCGCGTTCGGTTTGATCCGTTTCCTCGTGCGACCGACGGAACGGGCATACCACAGGTTCCTCGATCAGTGTATGCTCGATCGGGACGGCCTGATCGAGGGAATGGGTGATGACTGGGAGCCCTTCCTAGCGTACAACCTCGATCGCTCACGCACGCCAAGCGTGAAGGCCGCCATGCGGACCCTCATAAAGGAGGTCGGGGTGTCTCCGATCTCGTCAGAACGCTTGGACCGGATCACGGTTCCGACGACTCTGATCTGGGGACGGGACGACCGCGCCATCCGGCTGGAGATAGCCGAAGACGCGAGCGCACGATACGGATGGCCACTGCGCGTGATCGACGACGCCGGCGACGATCCCAAACTCGAACAGCCCAAGGCGTTCTTGGAGGCGCTTCATGGGGCGATCGACGGCGATCCAAACTCCAGGAGGAGATCGTTGACGTCATGA
- a CDS encoding class I SAM-dependent methyltransferase, whose product MADQAEIQDAWTEIAPRYDEHVTPSNIAIAEEALQRAGLRPGMEVLDIAAGSGALSVPAARAGAQVLATDISPAMVERLEARAREEGLFNLEARVMDGHTLALEDDAFDIAGSQFGVMLFPDLLRGLAEMARVTKPGGRVLLVTMGPLSDVEFLGVFLDAVTAVVPDFTGLPMDPPPLPFQVADPEKLREKLADGGLTDIRVETANHRLEFRSGTQMWDWVTASNPIGAEMVADLTAEQTAAAQQALDEKLSERSGGSGLAVLNNAVNIGIGTK is encoded by the coding sequence ATGGCCGATCAAGCAGAGATACAGGACGCATGGACCGAAATCGCACCGAGGTATGACGAGCACGTTACTCCATCGAACATAGCCATAGCGGAGGAGGCCCTCCAGCGGGCTGGGCTCCGCCCAGGAATGGAAGTGTTGGACATCGCGGCCGGCAGTGGTGCGTTGAGCGTTCCCGCGGCTCGCGCTGGCGCACAGGTGCTGGCGACGGACATCTCGCCCGCCATGGTCGAGCGACTCGAAGCACGGGCGCGTGAGGAAGGACTCTTCAACCTGGAAGCCCGCGTCATGGACGGTCACACTCTCGCACTTGAGGACGACGCGTTCGACATCGCCGGCTCACAGTTCGGCGTCATGCTCTTTCCGGATCTGCTGCGCGGTCTCGCCGAGATGGCGCGCGTCACCAAGCCGGGTGGTCGCGTGCTGCTGGTCACGATGGGCCCGCTCTCGGACGTCGAGTTCCTCGGAGTCTTCCTCGACGCAGTAACAGCTGTCGTCCCCGACTTCACGGGCCTCCCGATGGACCCCCCGCCGTTACCCTTCCAGGTAGCGGATCCCGAGAAACTGCGCGAGAAACTGGCCGACGGCGGACTGACGGATATCCGCGTGGAGACAGCGAACCATCGGTTGGAGTTCCGCTCCGGCACGCAGATGTGGGACTGGGTGACCGCCAGCAACCCGATCGGGGCGGAGATGGTCGCCGATCTGACGGCGGAGCAGACAGCCGCGGCCCAGCAGGCGCTGGATGAGAAGCTGAGCGAGCGGTCCGGAGGAAGCGGCCTCGCCGTGTTGAACAACGCGGTTAACATCGGGATCGGGACGAAGTGA
- a CDS encoding helix-turn-helix transcriptional regulator — protein MDVATEEIEFLARSSHRVGVMEGLIDGSCERGELRAATGASSPTMSRILADFEDRRWIVREGPTYELTPLGEFVAERFLELREAMEIERKLRDVWQWLPREMDGFSVDLFTDAVVSYPGPGYPYEPVERLTHLIEGTTRLRGFDSIVFKSINNETVCQAVLDGMELEYVYSPTALEKTFAWNPERVTEVASCDHCTVFVHDDLPDRSRCGLGIVDDRAGICCHDTETGALTAVIDTDAPAAREWAISTFERVRKEARLVEPQAFETLVSSDLHS, from the coding sequence ATGGATGTCGCCACCGAAGAAATCGAATTTCTCGCCCGATCGAGCCACCGAGTCGGTGTGATGGAGGGACTGATCGATGGCTCTTGTGAACGAGGGGAGCTTCGCGCCGCGACGGGCGCCTCCTCACCGACCATGAGCCGGATTCTCGCTGACTTTGAAGATCGTCGATGGATCGTCCGGGAGGGCCCGACCTACGAACTGACCCCGCTCGGCGAGTTCGTCGCCGAACGATTCCTTGAGCTCCGAGAAGCGATGGAGATCGAACGCAAGTTACGCGACGTTTGGCAGTGGCTGCCGCGGGAAATGGATGGGTTCTCCGTCGACCTCTTCACCGATGCGGTGGTCTCCTATCCCGGACCGGGCTACCCGTACGAGCCCGTCGAGCGTCTGACCCACCTCATCGAGGGGACCACTCGACTGCGAGGGTTCGACAGTATCGTGTTCAAGTCGATCAACAACGAGACGGTCTGCCAGGCTGTCCTCGACGGCATGGAGTTAGAGTACGTGTACTCGCCGACAGCGCTTGAGAAGACGTTCGCCTGGAACCCGGAACGCGTCACGGAGGTCGCCTCGTGCGACCACTGCACCGTTTTCGTCCACGATGACCTCCCCGACAGGTCCCGGTGTGGCCTCGGTATCGTGGACGACCGCGCTGGCATCTGCTGTCACGACACCGAGACTGGGGCACTGACAGCCGTGATCGATACGGACGCTCCGGCGGCCCGAGAGTGGGCCATCTCCACCTTCGAGCGCGTCCGCAAGGAGGCGAGGCTAGTCGAGCCCCAGGCGTTCGAGACGCTCGTCTCATCGGATCTTCACTCGTAG
- a CDS encoding alkylmercury lyase family protein, which yields MDQATERAASADRWIEERPVKTAQLPVGVAENMSQFFGESIEAFDDVISAVRDVVEGDGIAIDELCHVEGKTPHYATTDDETYYFRCFYDGIALAHLVGEQVEIRTETPTKESIEIQVSPESDIDVAPPDAVMSFGVATDRDGPAGDGPTAQDVYGSVCPYVKAFHTREDYERWAEDVAATTVGIPLESGVPIAAALTATAPPEVAE from the coding sequence GTGGATCAGGCAACCGAACGCGCTGCGAGTGCGGATAGGTGGATCGAGGAGCGACCGGTGAAGACCGCGCAACTCCCGGTGGGTGTGGCGGAGAACATGAGTCAGTTCTTCGGCGAGTCGATCGAAGCGTTCGACGACGTGATATCGGCAGTCCGGGACGTGGTCGAGGGGGACGGGATCGCCATCGACGAACTCTGCCACGTCGAGGGGAAAACTCCCCACTACGCGACGACGGACGACGAGACCTACTACTTCCGGTGTTTCTACGACGGGATAGCACTCGCACATCTCGTAGGTGAACAGGTCGAGATTCGAACGGAGACCCCCACGAAGGAATCCATCGAGATACAGGTATCACCTGAGAGCGATATCGACGTCGCTCCGCCGGATGCGGTCATGTCCTTCGGCGTAGCCACTGATCGAGACGGCCCCGCTGGCGATGGCCCTACCGCTCAGGACGTCTATGGGTCCGTCTGCCCGTACGTAAAGGCATTCCACACCCGTGAGGACTACGAACGCTGGGCAGAGGATGTGGCTGCGACCACGGTTGGAATTCCGCTGGAATCCGGGGTGCCTATCGCCGCTGCCCTGACGGCGACGGCCCCGCCGGAGGTTGCAGAATGA
- a CDS encoding winged helix-turn-helix transcriptional regulator, which translates to MDLLSRRYAMQLICVVGAIGPARYGDIEETFDGVSSSTLSTRFDELVEAGILTREQYAEIPPRVEYDLTETGEELGQHLEPLLKWADEADVENTTVSQE; encoded by the coding sequence ATGGATCTCCTTAGCCGTCGCTACGCGATGCAACTCATTTGCGTGGTCGGCGCTATCGGTCCAGCAAGGTACGGAGACATCGAGGAGACGTTCGATGGGGTGAGTAGTTCGACGCTCTCGACGAGATTCGACGAGCTAGTCGAGGCCGGGATTCTCACCCGCGAACAGTACGCGGAAATCCCACCACGGGTCGAATACGATCTCACGGAAACGGGTGAAGAGTTAGGTCAACATCTGGAACCCCTCCTCAAGTGGGCAGACGAAGCTGATGTGGAGAATACGACGGTCAGTCAGGAATAG
- a CDS encoding Rdx family protein: MTEVNIEYCVPCGLLDHAVETQETLLEEFGKDLEGVRLQPGHGGVFNVHADDELVWDKDEHDGEIDLAAITEAVYEHTHAHA; this comes from the coding sequence ATGACGGAAGTCAACATCGAATACTGTGTCCCGTGTGGCCTGCTCGACCACGCCGTCGAGACGCAGGAAACGTTGCTCGAAGAGTTCGGGAAAGACCTCGAAGGAGTTCGGCTTCAACCTGGACACGGTGGTGTGTTCAATGTCCACGCCGACGACGAACTCGTCTGGGACAAAGACGAACACGATGGTGAAATCGACCTTGCGGCGATCACCGAGGCCGTTTACGAGCACACTCACGCCCACGCCTGA
- a CDS encoding winged helix-turn-helix transcriptional regulator has product MSDTAEVPEDDCLAVWCAGDEWCAVTCAMDVIGKKWHPVIVHRLLQHEALRFNELGEEVDGITNKMLSQSLEDLEENELVDREIVNEKPVAVEYSLTERGQSLEPVIDSLEEWGKTYLRPPESEQEPAC; this is encoded by the coding sequence ATGAGCGACACGGCCGAGGTTCCAGAAGATGACTGCTTGGCGGTCTGGTGTGCGGGCGACGAGTGGTGCGCAGTCACGTGTGCGATGGACGTCATCGGGAAAAAGTGGCACCCTGTGATCGTTCACCGACTCCTGCAACACGAGGCACTGCGATTCAACGAACTCGGCGAGGAGGTCGATGGCATCACGAACAAGATGCTGTCACAGAGCCTGGAAGATTTAGAAGAGAACGAACTCGTCGACCGGGAGATAGTGAACGAAAAGCCCGTCGCCGTCGAATACTCGCTTACCGAACGTGGGCAGTCACTGGAGCCGGTAATCGACTCACTCGAAGAATGGGGCAAAACGTATCTCCGTCCCCCCGAGAGCGAACAGGAACCCGCCTGTTAG
- a CDS encoding MFS transporter, giving the protein MNGQTNLRQGIREHLGQFSLHVLLVFATGLTIGSERTVVPVLGEEVLGVESFFVIGSFVVSFGFVKALLNLYAGKWGEEYGRKPVLVLGWLTALPIPVILIYAPSWSWITVGNVLLGINQALTWSMAINAKIDLASPDQRGLAVGIDEAFGYTGVAAGAWITGVIAGRTSLRPEPFYFLAAVVVLAFLISIFLIKETVQLAHLEGDDDHHDANLPFYDVLKRATYGDKTLFAAAQAGHIENFVDTLFWIAVPLYLTSQGLAIEAVGVVVGVHSAMYFLQIGTGGLADRIGRRPPVVVGMFIAGAGVLGMVFVENYLPWAVLAGVSGLGMALLYPNLMTVPGDAAHPTWRSAGMGVYRMWRDAGYGVGAIVIGLSMQFVSAEAAFYVTAFLMFVSGAIVYLWMEETHPDFGTHEPPAPAPDARSQATPDD; this is encoded by the coding sequence ATGAACGGGCAAACTAACTTGAGACAGGGCATTCGCGAACACCTCGGGCAGTTCTCCCTGCACGTCCTGCTGGTGTTCGCGACCGGGCTGACGATCGGGTCCGAGCGGACCGTCGTCCCCGTCCTCGGCGAGGAGGTACTGGGCGTCGAGTCGTTCTTCGTCATCGGCTCGTTCGTCGTCTCTTTCGGCTTCGTCAAGGCCCTGCTCAACCTCTATGCCGGCAAGTGGGGCGAGGAGTACGGCCGCAAGCCAGTGCTCGTGCTCGGCTGGCTCACCGCGCTGCCGATCCCGGTGATCCTCATCTACGCGCCGAGCTGGAGCTGGATCACCGTCGGGAACGTTCTGCTGGGGATCAATCAGGCGCTGACCTGGAGCATGGCGATCAACGCCAAGATCGACCTCGCGAGCCCCGACCAGCGCGGACTCGCCGTCGGCATCGACGAAGCCTTCGGCTACACCGGCGTCGCAGCGGGGGCGTGGATTACCGGCGTCATCGCCGGCCGGACGAGTCTCCGGCCGGAGCCGTTCTACTTCCTCGCCGCCGTGGTGGTGCTGGCGTTCCTCATCTCGATCTTTCTCATCAAAGAGACGGTCCAGCTGGCACACCTCGAGGGCGACGATGACCACCACGATGCGAACCTCCCGTTCTACGACGTCCTGAAGCGCGCGACCTACGGCGACAAGACGCTGTTCGCGGCGGCCCAGGCCGGCCACATCGAGAACTTCGTCGATACGCTGTTCTGGATCGCCGTCCCGCTGTATCTCACGAGTCAGGGCCTCGCGATCGAAGCCGTCGGCGTCGTCGTCGGCGTTCACAGCGCGATGTACTTCCTCCAGATCGGGACCGGCGGCCTCGCCGACCGGATCGGCCGCCGGCCCCCCGTCGTCGTGGGAATGTTTATCGCCGGTGCCGGCGTCCTCGGGATGGTGTTCGTCGAGAACTACCTCCCGTGGGCCGTTCTGGCTGGCGTCTCCGGCCTGGGGATGGCGCTGCTCTACCCGAACCTGATGACCGTTCCCGGCGACGCCGCCCACCCGACCTGGCGATCGGCCGGCATGGGCGTCTACCGGATGTGGCGCGACGCCGGCTACGGCGTCGGCGCGATCGTGATCGGCCTCTCCATGCAGTTCGTGAGCGCCGAAGCCGCCTTCTACGTGACCGCGTTCCTGATGTTCGTCTCCGGCGCGATCGTGTACCTGTGGATGGAGGAGACACATCCCGACTTCGGCACCCACGAACCACCGGCTCCGGCTCCAGACGCACGGTCGCAAGCGACACCCGACGACTGA
- a CDS encoding MBL fold metallo-hydrolase, with protein sequence MTEVSPDELGNQLQAVEDDVLVLDIRHQEDYDDWHIPNSVNVDVYDELTADPESAKDRLNELPDDREIVTVCAAGVVSQTATDVLREMGYHAATLIDGMNGWSRVHRNAPVQADLDGTLVQVARPGKGCLSHVLVSDGEAAVFDPSHYLDEYGAILDEHDADLVGVFDTHAHADHVSGGAELAERHDVPYYLHPKDALAIDATPVEDGATIEVGTVDVDVIHTPGHSEGSVSFDLEGEALLTGDTLFHESVGRVELGVEAGIEDSDIEGNAATLYESLQRLLDRPDDAVVLPAHDPGSPEPPVTATLGELKEQNEDLGRDREEFVATLASDVPDHPPNFERVKRTNVGQEDVPDEELSELELGPNRCAAE encoded by the coding sequence ATGACGGAAGTGAGCCCGGACGAACTCGGGAATCAGTTGCAAGCCGTGGAGGACGACGTTCTCGTCCTCGACATTCGTCACCAGGAGGACTACGACGACTGGCACATTCCGAACAGCGTCAACGTCGACGTCTACGACGAACTGACCGCCGACCCGGAGTCGGCGAAAGATCGCCTCAACGAACTTCCGGACGACCGCGAGATCGTCACCGTCTGCGCCGCAGGGGTCGTCTCGCAGACGGCAACGGACGTCCTGCGAGAGATGGGCTACCACGCCGCGACGCTCATCGACGGGATGAACGGGTGGAGCCGCGTCCATCGAAACGCTCCCGTCCAGGCCGACCTCGACGGGACGCTCGTTCAGGTCGCCCGTCCCGGGAAGGGCTGTCTCTCGCACGTCCTGGTTTCGGACGGCGAGGCCGCCGTGTTCGATCCCTCCCACTACCTCGACGAGTACGGTGCAATCCTCGACGAGCACGACGCCGACCTCGTCGGTGTCTTCGACACGCACGCGCACGCCGACCACGTCTCCGGCGGTGCGGAACTCGCCGAGCGTCACGACGTTCCATACTACCTCCATCCGAAGGACGCGCTCGCGATCGACGCGACCCCGGTCGAAGACGGAGCGACGATCGAAGTCGGGACCGTTGACGTCGACGTAATCCACACGCCGGGACACAGCGAGGGAAGCGTCTCGTTCGATCTCGAGGGCGAGGCCCTGCTCACGGGCGATACGCTCTTCCACGAGAGCGTCGGGCGCGTCGAACTCGGCGTCGAAGCCGGTATCGAAGATTCCGATATCGAAGGGAATGCGGCGACGCTCTACGAGAGCCTCCAGCGCTTGCTGGACCGGCCAGACGACGCGGTCGTCCTCCCGGCACACGACCCCGGCTCACCCGAGCCACCGGTGACTGCGACACTCGGTGAACTCAAAGAGCAAAACGAGGACCTCGGGCGTGACCGCGAGGAGTTCGTCGCGACGCTCGCCTCGGACGTACCGGACCATCCGCCGAACTTCGAGCGCGTCAAGCGCACGAACGTCGGGCAGGAGGACGTTCCCGACGAAGAACTGTCCGAACTCGAACTGGGCCCCAACCGCTGTGCAGCCGAGTAA
- a CDS encoding helix-turn-helix domain-containing protein produces MSLYEASFRVKHECPYREISERYPDLTIREWYVSDCQVLEITSTGTPTDDLLEEIDSLGTILHRSIDDSGLHVVTQSCLCSLEGSIIDRFEEYNCLYQPPTIHRQGWEHYTVIAFDEADVRALLRDLEADRDIDVLSKTTIAEQAIPHSMLAPVDQLFEEITERQLAALRLALESGYYEQPRKTSLRELADRTSVARSTYEEHLRKAENKLLTNAGEFLRLVTAPSSGDPLHVDQSEPTEQRAD; encoded by the coding sequence ATGAGCCTGTACGAGGCTTCGTTCCGGGTGAAACACGAGTGTCCCTATCGGGAGATTTCGGAGCGTTACCCGGACCTCACGATACGCGAGTGGTACGTGAGCGATTGCCAGGTACTCGAGATCACCTCCACGGGGACGCCGACGGACGATCTGCTCGAAGAGATCGATAGTCTGGGAACGATCCTCCACCGATCGATCGACGACTCCGGGCTTCACGTCGTCACGCAGTCGTGTCTCTGTTCGCTCGAGGGGTCGATCATCGATCGATTCGAGGAGTACAATTGCCTGTATCAACCGCCGACGATCCACCGCCAGGGCTGGGAGCACTACACGGTGATCGCGTTCGACGAGGCCGACGTTCGGGCGCTGCTTCGGGACCTGGAGGCCGATCGGGACATCGACGTGCTCTCCAAGACTACCATCGCGGAACAGGCGATCCCGCACAGTATGTTAGCCCCAGTCGATCAACTCTTCGAGGAGATCACCGAGCGACAGTTGGCGGCCCTGCGGTTGGCCCTCGAGAGCGGGTACTACGAGCAGCCCCGGAAGACGTCGCTTCGCGAACTGGCCGATCGGACGTCAGTCGCCCGGTCGACGTACGAAGAGCACCTCCGGAAGGCGGAGAACAAGCTCCTCACGAACGCGGGCGAGTTCTTGCGGTTGGTGACCGCACCCTCCTCGGGAGATCCACTGCACGTAGATCAGTCGGAGCCGACCGAACAGCGTGCCGACTGA
- a CDS encoding ZIP family metal transporter, whose translation MVSVVELFVRVAGEDPVIQGLVGGIVIAGLNLFGASIVLVWRNPSERALDGALGFAAGVMLAAAFTSLIIPGIEQYSDGNPIPTLVGVVLGAIFLDRADGLVPHAHYLLTGRRRPDEADPSTSLPVDSERLVPVVLFILAITLHNMPEGLAVGVGFGSGDVENAIALMFAIGIQNVPEGLAVSVAAINAGLDRRFYAVFAGLRSGIVEIPLAVLGALAVSIVSPLLPYAMGFAAGAMLFVISDEIIPETHTSGYERIATLGVMAGVVVMLYLDVSLG comes from the coding sequence ATGGTTTCAGTAGTCGAGTTGTTCGTTCGGGTCGCCGGCGAAGACCCGGTGATTCAGGGACTCGTCGGCGGAATCGTCATCGCGGGGCTGAACCTGTTCGGCGCGTCGATAGTACTCGTCTGGCGGAATCCCTCGGAGCGTGCGCTCGACGGCGCGCTCGGATTCGCGGCCGGTGTGATGCTCGCCGCAGCCTTCACGAGTCTCATCATCCCTGGGATCGAGCAGTACTCTGACGGAAACCCGATTCCCACGCTCGTGGGCGTGGTGCTCGGCGCGATCTTTCTCGATCGAGCCGACGGCCTCGTCCCGCACGCACACTACTTGTTGACCGGGCGGCGTCGACCGGACGAAGCCGATCCGAGCACGTCTCTCCCCGTCGACAGCGAGCGGCTGGTCCCCGTCGTGCTGTTCATCCTGGCCATCACGCTCCACAACATGCCGGAGGGACTGGCAGTGGGCGTCGGCTTCGGCTCCGGCGACGTCGAGAACGCGATCGCGCTCATGTTCGCGATCGGCATCCAGAACGTTCCCGAAGGGCTGGCCGTCTCCGTGGCCGCGATCAACGCCGGGCTGGATCGACGCTTCTACGCGGTCTTCGCCGGGTTGCGATCGGGCATCGTCGAGATCCCGCTCGCGGTGCTGGGTGCACTGGCAGTGAGCATCGTCTCGCCGTTACTCCCGTACGCGATGGGCTTCGCGGCGGGAGCGATGCTCTTCGTTATCTCCGACGAGATCATCCCCGAAACCCACACCAGTGGGTACGAGCGAATCGCCACCCTCGGCGTGATGGCCGGTGTCGTCGTGATGCTGTACCTCGACGTCAGTCTGGGCTAG